A genomic window from Anticarsia gemmatalis isolate Benzon Research Colony breed Stoneville strain chromosome 22, ilAntGemm2 primary, whole genome shotgun sequence includes:
- the LOC142982598 gene encoding uncharacterized protein LOC142982598, with protein MSFSDEDCETLIELIRQHPPLYNAQLDSYRDENLKDNIWKSIAESINKTDSECRKKWKLIRDSYNRYKRKQKQSTGSAAPAKNSKWQFYERLRFLENTPSERQSCTSVEQEQQSSASVEEEVTNTSPGVEHEDTPHEAADTSVHNTPSKELPGTSKSTQERSNIPLNNSYEKSTSKNTKRKRQKEDEFIKFMKDRQENRNRQLESLKSQEPVDDISTFTKHIEMMLRKLSARSRAMAKTEIFNIVSKYEIGDIEGQTERPYTDSSYQLSYNSNSSYNSYSPISAASEHQTQTGLIDLTSRQSLNISSEPFLNNYGEIDQNNLDELANLP; from the exons GAGACTCTGATTGAACTTATCAGGCAGCACCCTCCGCTATACAATGCACAACTAGACTCCTACAGAGACGAAAATTTGAAGGACAATATTTGGAAAAGCATAGCTgaaagcataaataaaacag attcGGAATGCCGTAAAAAATGGAAACTGATCAGGGACTCCTACAACAGATATAAgcgcaaacaaaaacaatcgacGGGATCTGCAGCACCAGCTAAAAATTCAAAGTGGCAGTTTTATGAACGcttaagatttttagaaaacacACCATCAGAACGGCAAAGCTGCACCAGTGTAGAACAAGAACAGCAAAGCTCCGCCAGTGTAGAAGAAGAAGTTACTAATACCTCCCCAGGAGTAGAACATGAAGATACTCCTCACGAAGCCGCAGACACGTCAGTACATAACACTCCTTCAAAGGAGTTACCAGGCACTTCTAAATCTACACAAGAGAGATCTAATATACCACTAAATAACAGTTATGAAAAATCAACCTCCAAAAATACAAAGAGAAAGAGACAAAAAGAAGAtgaattcataaaatttatgaagGACAGACAGGAAAACCGAAATAGACAGCTGGAGTCATTAAAATCTCAAGAACCAGTTGATGATATATcgacatttacaaaacatattgaaatGATGCTAAGAAAATTGAGTGCACGTTCAAGAGCCATGGCAAAAacggaaatatttaatattgtctcGAAGTATGAGATCGGAGATATCGAAGGTCAAACTGAACGCCCCTATACTGATTCATCATACCAGTTATCATATAATTCAAATTCATCATACAATTCATATTCTCCGATAAGTGCAGCATCAGAACACCAAACACAGACTGGATTGATTGATTTAACATCTCGCCAATCACTAAATATTTCGAGTGAACCATTTCTAAACAATTACGGTGAAATCGACCAGAATAATTTAGATGAATTGGCAAACTTACCTTAA